The Flavobacterium sp. HJ-32-4 genome contains a region encoding:
- a CDS encoding esterase produces MKTLALMCLFAFPLWAQNQKEIVSPEIAADHTVTFRLQAPDAKSVKIVGNFTQPEWAAADMTKDASGIWSVSSTALEPEMYSYQFIVDGVPAHDPKNLNLVRDAMNVLNFFIVPGGRADLYRTGNVPHGTVAFRWYDAPTIGEQRRLSVYTPPGYEQSKDNYPVLYLMHGVGGDEEAWLELGRAAEIIDNLIARKEARPMIVVMTNGHASHAAVPGKSPVPYVPQFGGPDVFNGKFEESFGDLMKFVETNYRIRREKSSRALAGLSMGGFHTLYIAANYTDTFDYMGLFSAATIEPKNGNVSLYTNLDDKLALQKRNGYKLYWMGMGKTDFLYTPFQDFRKKLDALDFKYTYRESEGGHNWANWRMYLTEFLPLLFK; encoded by the coding sequence ATGAAAACCCTTGCCCTGATGTGCCTTTTTGCTTTCCCGCTTTGGGCGCAGAACCAAAAAGAGATCGTATCACCCGAAATCGCCGCCGACCATACGGTGACCTTCCGGTTGCAGGCACCTGACGCCAAATCGGTCAAGATAGTCGGAAACTTTACCCAACCCGAATGGGCCGCTGCCGACATGACAAAGGACGCCTCGGGCATCTGGTCAGTCTCATCGACCGCATTGGAGCCGGAAATGTACAGCTACCAATTCATCGTAGACGGCGTGCCGGCCCATGACCCAAAAAACCTGAACCTGGTGCGTGACGCCATGAACGTCCTGAACTTCTTTATAGTGCCGGGTGGCCGCGCCGACCTGTATCGCACGGGCAACGTACCGCACGGAACGGTAGCGTTTCGTTGGTACGACGCGCCGACTATCGGCGAACAGCGACGCTTGTCGGTGTATACTCCGCCGGGCTACGAACAATCAAAAGACAATTATCCGGTATTGTACCTCATGCATGGTGTAGGCGGTGATGAAGAGGCGTGGTTGGAACTCGGGCGCGCGGCCGAAATCATTGACAACCTTATTGCCCGGAAGGAAGCACGACCCATGATTGTCGTCATGACGAATGGGCACGCAAGCCACGCGGCCGTTCCCGGAAAATCGCCGGTGCCCTACGTGCCACAGTTCGGCGGACCGGATGTGTTCAACGGCAAATTCGAAGAGAGTTTCGGCGACCTGATGAAGTTTGTCGAGACCAACTACCGCATCCGTCGCGAAAAGTCAAGCCGTGCCCTGGCGGGCCTGTCAATGGGAGGCTTCCATACCTTGTATATAGCGGCGAATTATACGGATACTTTCGATTATATGGGACTCTTCTCGGCGGCGACCATCGAGCCAAAGAACGGCAACGTGTCACTGTATACCAACCTCGACGACAAGCTGGCGCTGCAAAAGCGCAACGGCTATAAGTTGTATTGGATGGGAATGGGGAAGACCGACTTCCTCTATACTCCCTTTCAGGATTTTCGCAAAAAACTCGACGCACTTGACTTCAAGTATACCTACCGCGAAAGCGAAGGCGGCCACAATTGGGCCAACTGGCGGATGTATCTTACCGAGTTCCTGCCGCTGTTATTTAAATAG
- a CDS encoding DUF1569 domain-containing protein — protein MKSGLYIAFSVLLLSCRQDSAVKPVMEEAPVIMAPTQLPPASDTLRFEKPAPGGPDDILIYVLKDEEVPDRGRLLDVRFDFRLKGHVVYSERLKVDDNRSERGEWYLSEGYFDSKGDGGDPHIFALNFGYGACGYTQTVFIYHTSNGKILPFDRIDWMTDSGYGVRPAFTPVYVNGALSEVGGCMIEVEPDTLAANENGEPLLISYRDSVSYELRNLRWTKKYITKKESHTGKNTAISRRIMEPNNIFDTKTNAQLIARLSGLRAATVPLWGKMNASQMVLHCQKPLDVALGNLTLKPGLLGFLFGKWAKNKFLKEQGFGKNSPTAPQFRVPGHPDFEAEKNVLLTLVKRFGEVGPSVIANKTHPFFGRMTDAEWGQLQYLHLDHHLKQFGL, from the coding sequence ATGAAGAGTGGTCTGTACATCGCCTTTTCGGTTTTACTGCTGTCGTGTCGGCAAGACTCGGCCGTAAAGCCTGTTATGGAAGAGGCTCCTGTAATCATGGCCCCTACCCAGTTGCCCCCGGCTTCTGACACGCTTAGGTTCGAAAAACCTGCGCCGGGTGGTCCGGATGATATCCTGATTTATGTTTTGAAGGACGAGGAGGTTCCGGATAGGGGCCGCCTTCTCGACGTCCGATTCGATTTCCGCCTGAAAGGACATGTCGTGTATAGCGAACGGCTAAAGGTCGACGACAATCGGTCAGAGCGCGGCGAGTGGTACCTCTCGGAAGGTTATTTCGACTCAAAAGGTGACGGCGGCGATCCGCACATATTTGCCTTAAACTTTGGATACGGCGCCTGTGGCTACACACAAACGGTGTTTATCTACCATACGTCTAACGGCAAAATCCTGCCGTTTGACCGAATTGACTGGATGACAGACAGCGGTTACGGCGTGCGCCCCGCCTTTACACCTGTTTATGTAAACGGTGCTTTATCAGAAGTGGGTGGGTGTATGATTGAGGTGGAGCCCGACACGCTGGCCGCCAATGAGAACGGGGAACCCTTGCTGATTTCCTATCGCGATTCTGTATCCTATGAACTACGCAATCTCCGATGGACTAAGAAATATATAACAAAAAAGGAATCCCATACAGGCAAGAACACAGCAATTTCGAGACGTATTATGGAACCGAATAACATTTTTGACACCAAGACGAATGCACAACTGATCGCCCGTCTTTCCGGCCTGCGGGCCGCTACTGTGCCCCTGTGGGGCAAAATGAACGCTTCGCAAATGGTACTCCACTGCCAGAAACCACTGGATGTGGCGCTAGGGAATCTAACCCTCAAACCGGGACTACTTGGGTTTCTGTTTGGAAAATGGGCGAAAAACAAATTCCTGAAGGAACAGGGATTTGGGAAAAACAGTCCTACCGCACCGCAGTTTCGCGTGCCGGGGCATCCGGACTTTGAAGCAGAGAAAAACGTCTTACTCACATTGGTGAAACGTTTTGGAGAGGTCGGGCCCTCGGTGATTGCGAACAAGACCCATCCGTTTTTCGGACGTATGACCGATGCGGAATGGGGACAGTTACAGTACCTCCACCTCGATCATCACCTGAAGCAGTTCGGACTCTGA